A segment of the Granulicella aggregans genome:
AGAAAGGAGGCGCCTCATGCAGCACGATCCTCACGCACCAGACACGAACGTGATCCAGCTTCCCGCGCCCACGGCCTACCCGATGGTGATGTCGCTCGGCATCACGCTGATCTGCGCCGGTCTTGTGACCAATATCGTCATCGGCATCCTCGGCCTGATCCTCACGGTCTGGAGCGCAGTCGGCTGGTTCCTGCAAGTCTTCCCGCACGAGGCCCACATCCCGGTCGCTGTCGAGATTGAGCCGATCGAGATCTCGACGACCCGCACCCTTGGCAGGCGTGCTCCGGCATCCGAGAAGCCACGACTGGTCATCCCGGTCGAGACCTTCCAGATCACCACCGGCATCAAGGGTGGCATCGCCGGGGGTATCGCGATGACTGTTCCGGCGGGCATCTTCAGCCTCATCAAGTACCACAGCTTCTGGTACGCCACGAATTTGCTGGCCGCCGGCGGCTTCGTGAGCTGGGCGGGCGCGAGCGACGCGTTCCTGAGCGAGTTCCACCTGCGCGGAGCACTCGCCGCTCTGGTCATTCACGGCCTGACGTCGCTGCTGGTGGGGCTGCTCTACGGAGCCATGCTGCCCATGTTCCCGCGCTGGCCCATCCTCACCGCTGGCGTGGCAGCGCCGGTGATGTTCACGGTCATCCTGCACTCCGGCATCAACGTCATCAGTCCCATCCTGAACCAGCGCATCGATTGGTTCTGGTTCTTCATCTCGCTGATCGCCTTCGGCCTCGTCTGTGGATACGTGGTGAACCTGCATACCAAGGTGCGGACGCCGCAGTTCCGCGCGCTTCCCTTCGCGGTGCGCGCCGGTCTGCACACCGACACGTTTCCTGTGATCCACGTCGCCGCACCAGAACACGAAGCCCAAGAGCAGAAAGACAAGGACGCCCAGCAATGACGCAACGCTCCATCCTGTGCCTGTTGCTTGCCGGCTCGCTGGCCGCTCTTGCTACCGGCTGCAACGCTCCCGGCAAGCCACGCCTCGGTGCCGAGGAACAGGTCCGCCCTGAGCAGCAGCTCGAGTTTGCCACTCTCTATAAACAGAACTGCGCCGCCTGCCATGGGGCGAACGGTCAGCTTGCCGCCGCCATCTCGCTGAACAACCCGACGTACCTAGCGATCGCGGGGGAAGCGAACATCACGCACGCAATCTCGGCTGGCATTCCTGGCACGCTAATGCCGGCCTTCGGCAAAGCTGCCGGAGGGATGCTGACCGATCAGCAGGTCGGAGTCATCGCTCACGGCATCGTCTCCGAGTGGGGCAAGCCGCTGCCGGCTGGATCGCCCGCGCCCCCGCCTTACGCCGCCACGCTGACCGGCGATGCAACCAAGGGAGAACAGGCGTTCAACACATTCTGTGCAAGCTGCCACGGAGCAGGCGGCATGGGCAAGGGACACACCGGCCCAATCGTCGATCCAGCCTATCTTGCGCTGGTGAACGACCAGTTCCTGCGCAGCAATATCCTCGCCGGCAAGCCGGAGAGCGGCATGCCTGACTGGAGTCAGCATACGGTCTCCGGAGCGAAGCAGATCATGACTGACGCCGAGGTCACCGACATCGTCGCCTGGATCGCCAGCCATCGCATCGCCACTCCCGGCCAGCCTTACCAGCAACACCAGTAGTCCACGGAGAGCCCCTTGTCTGAACAAAACCGGTTCGATCAAAATTCGTCCGAAAAAGACCCGCTTGAACAAAGCGTCTCAGAGATCCTCCCCCACCCCGGAGAATCTGAAAATAACGACCTGTCGCCCGAGGCAAAGGCCGCCGCGCACTCCCGCCGGACCTTTCTCTTCAAGCTATCCGTGCTGCTGAATGGCGCGGTAGGCGCGGCCCTGGCCGTGCCGATAGTTGGATACCTGCTCGGTCCGGCGAGCAAGAAGGCGGAGGCAGAAGGCGCGTGGGTTGGGCTTGGTCCGGCCGATAACTTCCCCGTCGGCGAGACTCGGCTAGTTGACTTCGAAAGCCCGGTGAAGGGCCTCGGCGATGGCCAGACCGGCAAGGTCGCCTGCTGGGTGCGCCGGATCTCCGCGTCGCAGTTCCAGGTCTTTGCTATCAACTGCGCGCATCTTGGCTGTCCGGTCCGCTGGTTCTCGGAGTCGAAGCTCTTCATGTGCCCCTGCCACGGCGGGGCCTACTACGAGAACGGCGATCGCGCCTCCGGGCCGCCCGAGCGCGGGCTCTTCGAGTACAAGTACAAGCTGACCAGCGATGGCTTGATGATCCACGCAGGCGACATGCCAACGCTTGCGACACAGGCATCGTGCGCCGGCAAAGACAAGCCGCTGATCCAGATTCAAGCCGCAGAGACAACCCAGCGCGAGGAGGTCTAAGCCATGGCAAGCATAAAGGACCGCGCAACCGAAGCCGGCCTCGGCGTCTTCAACTGGGTCGAGAGCCGGCTCGGTCTCTTCAAGACGGCGTGGGGTTTCGCCTCGCATCCCACGCCGGCGAACAACGCAAGCTGGTGGTACGTCTTCGGCAGTGCTGCGACCGTGCTGCTTATTCTGCAAGTGGTAACAGGCATCCTGCTCGCGCTGATCTACAGCCCCACGGCCGGGGATGCGTGGAGCTCGCTGAACGTCCTGAACCACAACATCGCGCTGGGCTGGTACGTGCGCGCGCTGCATGGCTGGGGATCGGACTTCATGATCGCCATCGTGCTCATCCACATGGTGCAGGTCTTCCTCTTCGGCGCGTTCAAGTTTCCACGCGAACTTACGTGGATCGTCGGTGTCCTGCTTCTGCTGCTGACGCTGGGCATGGCGTTCACTGGCCAGGTGATGCGCTTCGACCAGGACGCCTACTGGGGTCTCGGCATCGGTGCTTCGATCTCTTCGCGTGTGCCGTTCATTGGAGCACCGCTGGTGCACCTCGTCCTCGGCGGGCCTACTATCGGAGCGGCTACGCTCTCACGATTCTTCACGCTGCACGTCTTTGTCATCCCTGGCATTCTGCTGGCCTCTGTCGGGGTGCATATCTGGATGACACTCTTCCACGGCGTCAGCGACTGGCCTGTGCCCGGTCGCATCGTTCGCAAAGAGACCTACGTGAAGGAGTACCACGAACTGACGGCGAAGACCGGCATCCCCTTCGTTCCCGATGCCGCATGGAAGGATGCGGTCTTTGCTGCCGCGATCATCTTCGCCGTAATGGCTTGCGCCTTCTTCTTCGGCCCGTTCGGGCCTGGTGGCCCGCCTGATCCAACGATCATCCAGACCGCTCCCAAGCCTGACTACTTCTTCCTCTGGATCTACGCGGTGCTGGCCTTCCTTCCGCCGTCGATCGAGACGCCCGTCATGCTCGTCGCCCCGGTGATTGGCATCGCAGCGATGCTGCTTCTTCCCCTGGTCTCCGGCGAGGGCGAACGCCACTGGGCCAAGCGCCCGGTCGCTGTGCTGATGGTCTCGGTGATCGCGGTCTCGCTCGGCATCTTTACGCACCTTGGAACGTACACGCCTTGGAGTCCCATCATGAACGCGTGGTCGAGCGACCCGGTTCCGGCGAAGTTTCTCGCGCACCGCACGCCACTGGAGCGCCAGGGCGCGATCGTGCTGCAGAACAAGCAGTGCCGCAACTGCCACGCGCTCGATGGTGTTGGCGGGGAGCGTGGTCCGGCGCTCGATGACGTTGCCTCGCGCATGACGGAAGACCAGATCATTCGCCAGGTGTTGCAGGGCGGAGGTAACATGCCGGCCTACGGCAATGCGCTGAATCCATCGGAGACGAAGGCACTGACGCAGTTCCTTGAGAGCCTGCGCGGTAACGACCTCGCACCCGCGATCGACGCTTCGCGCGAACTCACCAAGACCAGCGAGATGAAGGCTCCCGCAGAACCGGCCAGGCACTAGAGGCATGTCCGATGCTGCACTTGCTGTCTTTCGCGCATGGGAGCTTCCGGTCTGGCTGACCGCCTCAATCGTGCTTACGGGCGTGATCTATGTGCGCGGCTGGATCGTCATTCGCAGGTCGCGACCGCAGCAGTTCGGGATTGATCAACTCGGGTTCTTTTTTGCCGGGCTGGTGGTGTTGTGGCTGTCTATCGCTTCGCCTATGGACGGCTTCGCCGACACCATGCTGACGGCACACATGATCGAACACCTGATGCTGATGTCAGTGATACCGCCGCTCCTGCTGCTAGGCCTTCCCGCAGTGCCGCTGCTGCGTGGCCTGCCTCGTACAGTGGTGAAGTTTGTGGCCGCGCCGCTGATCCGCGCCCGTCCTCTACGCCGGTTCAGCCACTGGCTGGTGACGCCGCTCGTCGGCTTCCTGGCGATGAACATCGCGTTCCTCGGCTGGCACGTTCCCGCCGCGTACGACTTCGCGCTGGAGCACGAGTTCTGGCACGATGTCGAACACATCTGCTTCCTGCTCACATCCATTCTCTTCTGGCACTGCATCATTCGACCGTGGCCGACGAAGTCTGGCCGTCGCGACTGGGACGTCATCGTGTACATCTTGATGGCGGAGTCGATCAATACCCTGCTCTGTGCCTTCCTCGCGTTCTGCGGGCGGCCGGTGTACCAGTTCTACTTCACCACGACGAACCCTTTCGGCATGGCTGCGGTCGAAGACCAGACTCTCGGCGCGGTCATCATGTGGGTGCTGGGATCGTTCGCGTTTATGATTCCCGCCATGGGCATCACGATCGAGTTACTGAGCGGCAACAGGCGGCCATTAACTCGTCATCGCTAATCTTCCTCATGCCGTCTTTACTCTTTGATTGAGCCTCTTGCAGAAGGCAAGCCGCCCGCGGCCGGCGGGAAATCCCCTGTCGAAATGGCACTTTCGTTGCATCTCGACTAACTATCGTTGATCGTTCGCCGTGCCATGCTGAAGCTATACTCGCGAAACTGACAGCGCATGCGAGCGCGTTGGTCATCTGCTGCCATGCAAGACTTCGCGGGATCTTCCGCATGAACCATTTGGAGGCGAGAGTGCTGCAACGGAACCTCAAGATTCGATCACTGCAACCTCATCTGATCGCCTGCATGCTCCTGATCGCCGCGCTTTCGCTCAGCGGCTGTGCCACAGGGCTCGCTCCCGGCTTTGCATCGTATATCGCTTCCCCGACGAATACTCTGCGCGTCAACCAGACCGTACAGCTTGCGAACAACGCGGCCTTTACGGGATCGCCCATGGTCTATTCAGTCAATGGCGTTGTCGGCGGTAACGACAAGCTCGGGACGGTGGATAGCAACGGGGTCTATACCGCTCCCGCGATCGTTCCAGTCCCCAGCAATACCGTGGTGATCACGGCGCAGGCGACGAACTATCCGAAGGACACGCCGGGCTCGGTCACGCTGAATGTATGGAATCCGATTCCGATTATCGGCTCGGCCACGCCCGCCAACTTTGCAGAGGGCACTCAGCTCGTCACGGTCACAGGCTCGCAGTTCGTCTACGGCTCGCAGATCTTCTGGAATGGCGTCGCGGTACCCACGACTTATGTTTCATCGACTGAGCTTGCCGCGACGCTGGCCGCGCCGACACCAGGCAACTACGGCATCCACGTCACCAACCCAGATCCCGGCTCCGCTCAATCGTACGACCTCTCGGAGTTGGTAAAGCCGGGCCAGGTAACGCTGGCCGTGCAGACCAACGAGACCACGGTCCGCGTGACCAACAGCCTCTACCTTGGCGTGTCGGTGAACGGAACGAGCAATACCGGGCTTACGTGGAAGATCAACGGCATGGCGCAGGGCAACGCGGTGATCGGCACGATCGCTCCGGGCCAGTCTGGCGGCGTGATGTACACCGCCCCCGCGGTGGTTCCTACGCCCAACAATATCGTCCAGTTGACGGCAACCAGTGTCGACGACCCAACTGTCTCGATCAGCCAGAATATCTCCGTGTTCAATCCGGTCCCGATCCTCAATTCGGCGACGCCGATGGCCTTCGACCCCGGCCCCGCCACGGTGGTGCTGCAAGGCAGCGCATTCATCACCGGAGCGACTGTGCTTGCAAATGGCGTGCCGGTGCCGACGACGTTCAACAGTGGCAACCAACTCACCGCAAGCCTAAACCTCACCGATCCCCGCAACCTCGACCTCCAGGTATTGAACCCCAGCCCCGGCCCGGCGACCTCTACCGACCTGATCGCGCAGATCAATGGCACACCCTCGACGCTCGCCGTCTCGTCTACCGACGCTTCACGCTTCCTCGAGCAGGCCACCTTCGGAGCGACCGATGGCGACATTCATCATCTCTCGAAGGTCGGCTACCTGGAGTGGTTCAGCGAACAGTTTCTGACCCAACCTACGCTGCACATGACCGACGTTGAAGAGAAGTTGATGATCAACAATCCCGCATGCGCGGCCAACGATGTGACGTGCAACGCCGCGCTCTTCACGCAGAACGGGAATGGCCAGAACTACGTCGCGGAATCGTTCTATCAGCAGGCGATGGCCGGTAACGACCAGCTTCGGCAGCGCGTGAAGTACTCGCTTTCGGAGATGTTCGTCATCTCCAGCACCAACGGCGCCGTGGGCAACATGCCGCGCGGCACCGCTGACTACTACGACATGCTGGGCCGGGACGCCTTCGGTAACTTCCGCCAGCTCCTCGAAGACGTGACCCTGCACCCGATGATGGGAGAGTTTCTCTCCATGCAGGGCAACGACAAGGGCGATGCGAATCGCGACCCCGACGAGAACTATGCGCGCGAGGTGATGCAGCTTCTGACGATCGGGCTGTATCAGTTGA
Coding sequences within it:
- a CDS encoding c-type cytochrome, with amino-acid sequence MTQRSILCLLLAGSLAALATGCNAPGKPRLGAEEQVRPEQQLEFATLYKQNCAACHGANGQLAAAISLNNPTYLAIAGEANITHAISAGIPGTLMPAFGKAAGGMLTDQQVGVIAHGIVSEWGKPLPAGSPAPPPYAATLTGDATKGEQAFNTFCASCHGAGGMGKGHTGPIVDPAYLALVNDQFLRSNILAGKPESGMPDWSQHTVSGAKQIMTDAEVTDIVAWIASHRIATPGQPYQQHQ
- a CDS encoding QcrA and Rieske domain-containing protein gives rise to the protein MSEQNRFDQNSSEKDPLEQSVSEILPHPGESENNDLSPEAKAAAHSRRTFLFKLSVLLNGAVGAALAVPIVGYLLGPASKKAEAEGAWVGLGPADNFPVGETRLVDFESPVKGLGDGQTGKVACWVRRISASQFQVFAINCAHLGCPVRWFSESKLFMCPCHGGAYYENGDRASGPPERGLFEYKYKLTSDGLMIHAGDMPTLATQASCAGKDKPLIQIQAAETTQREEV
- a CDS encoding cytochrome b N-terminal domain-containing protein, producing the protein MASIKDRATEAGLGVFNWVESRLGLFKTAWGFASHPTPANNASWWYVFGSAATVLLILQVVTGILLALIYSPTAGDAWSSLNVLNHNIALGWYVRALHGWGSDFMIAIVLIHMVQVFLFGAFKFPRELTWIVGVLLLLLTLGMAFTGQVMRFDQDAYWGLGIGASISSRVPFIGAPLVHLVLGGPTIGAATLSRFFTLHVFVIPGILLASVGVHIWMTLFHGVSDWPVPGRIVRKETYVKEYHELTAKTGIPFVPDAAWKDAVFAAAIIFAVMACAFFFGPFGPGGPPDPTIIQTAPKPDYFFLWIYAVLAFLPPSIETPVMLVAPVIGIAAMLLLPLVSGEGERHWAKRPVAVLMVSVIAVSLGIFTHLGTYTPWSPIMNAWSSDPVPAKFLAHRTPLERQGAIVLQNKQCRNCHALDGVGGERGPALDDVASRMTEDQIIRQVLQGGGNMPAYGNALNPSETKALTQFLESLRGNDLAPAIDASRELTKTSEMKAPAEPARH
- a CDS encoding cytochrome c oxidase assembly protein, whose protein sequence is MSDAALAVFRAWELPVWLTASIVLTGVIYVRGWIVIRRSRPQQFGIDQLGFFFAGLVVLWLSIASPMDGFADTMLTAHMIEHLMLMSVIPPLLLLGLPAVPLLRGLPRTVVKFVAAPLIRARPLRRFSHWLVTPLVGFLAMNIAFLGWHVPAAYDFALEHEFWHDVEHICFLLTSILFWHCIIRPWPTKSGRRDWDVIVYILMAESINTLLCAFLAFCGRPVYQFYFTTTNPFGMAAVEDQTLGAVIMWVLGSFAFMIPAMGITIELLSGNRRPLTRHR
- a CDS encoding DUF1800 family protein, which translates into the protein MNHLEARVLQRNLKIRSLQPHLIACMLLIAALSLSGCATGLAPGFASYIASPTNTLRVNQTVQLANNAAFTGSPMVYSVNGVVGGNDKLGTVDSNGVYTAPAIVPVPSNTVVITAQATNYPKDTPGSVTLNVWNPIPIIGSATPANFAEGTQLVTVTGSQFVYGSQIFWNGVAVPTTYVSSTELAATLAAPTPGNYGIHVTNPDPGSAQSYDLSELVKPGQVTLAVQTNETTVRVTNSLYLGVSVNGTSNTGLTWKINGMAQGNAVIGTIAPGQSGGVMYTAPAVVPTPNNIVQLTATSVDDPTVSISQNISVFNPVPILNSATPMAFDPGPATVVLQGSAFITGATVLANGVPVPTTFNSGNQLTASLNLTDPRNLDLQVLNPSPGPATSTDLIAQINGTPSTLAVSSTDASRFLEQATFGATDGDIHHLSKVGYLEWFSEQFLTQPTLHMTDVEEKLMINNPACAANDVTCNAALFTQNGNGQNYVAESFYQQAMAGNDQLRQRVKYSLSEMFVISSTNGAVGNMPRGTADYYDMLGRDAFGNFRQLLEDVTLHPMMGEFLSMQGNDKGDANRDPDENYAREVMQLLTIGLYQLNPDGTQKLDATGNTIPTYSNVDVMGLAKVFTGWSWNVPGDSSDKAWSNCCYYVGPGFGEDILPMQPFPGHHSTDSKSFLGVSIAASSNPDPVGDLKIALDTLFNHPNLPPFFAKQMIQHLVTSNPSPAYVGRVAAVFIDNGQGVRGDMKAVIQAILLDDEARNATTAADNVGYGKVREPMLKYIEWARAFTAQSRDGVYNMGDVEDPVYGIGQMTLRSPSVFNWFAPGFSPPGTSIVNAGLVAPEMEITNVSTVVGYMNFMQSAISADAHNGVDVYSSYSTEVGLAATPDALMDRLNLLLMAGQMDGSLRSKIIGAISSIDIPSGDQEAIDAALLNRVKLAVYLTMASPAFNAQF